The Arcobacter porcinus sequence GGATTAGGAGTTGCTAGATTTGCATTTACTGGATTAATTCCAGCTATGCTTGAAGACTATTTAAGTATTAAATTTGTAGGAATTTTAGCTTCATTAAATTTTGCTGGATATTTAGCTGGATCAATCTTTTCAATGTTTGTAAAAGATATAAATGTGAAAGTTTATCTATATAGATTGGGAGTTTTTCTTGCAATTTCTAGTACTTTTGTTTTGGCTTTTAGTGATAATAATACATTTTGGATGATTGCAAGAGTTTTAGGTGGATTTGCTGGAGCTATGTGTTTGATTGTAGGAACAGCTATTGTTATGCAAAAACTTACTATTAAAAGTAAAACAAAAGCTATGGGAATACATTTTAGTGGAATTGGTTTTTCTATTTTAACAACAGATTTAATAGCAAGATTTTTTCTAAGTTTAGATTACACTTGGAGAGATTCGTGGACTATTTTGGCAATATTTGCTCTTGTATTATCATTTTATAGTGTTTATATATTATCTTTTGATAAAGAGGTAAAACAAAACTCTGTTAAAGTAAAATTTGATTTTTCTTTATTTACACCATTTGTAATTGTTTTGATTATGGCATATTTTGCAGAAGGAATAGGATTTGTAGTTCAAGCTACATTCTTACCAGATATTATAAACAATCTTCCAGGACTTGAAGGATATGGAAGTATTACTTGGACTTTGGTTGGACTTGCTGGAATTCCATCTTGTATAATTTGGATGCTTCTTGCACATAGATTTGGGAGTTCAAATATAATTATAATTGCTCTTTTACTTCAAGCAGTAGGAATTTTAATCCCTGTATTTAGTGCAAACATATATTTAAACTTTTTAAGTGGTATTTTATATGGAGGAACATTTATAGGACTTGTTGCACTTTTTATGAATTTAGGTGGACAATTATCAAAAGGAAACCCAGTTGTTTTGATGGGTGCTATGACATCTTCTTATGGAATAGGACAAGTTGTAGCACCGCTTTATAGTATATATTTTATTGAAAAGTATGGAAACTATGATTATGCACTTATTCTAACAGCTATTATTGTTATTGGAGGAGCTTTTATACTTTTATTAGCTAAAAAATTTGAACCAAGTGATATCTCTTAAATTTTAAGAGTTTCACTTGATTTGATTTAAAATATCTTGATTTTTTGAGTAGAGTTTATAAGTAATTCCTTTATAAGGAAACTCTAGATGATTTGCATGAAGCCAAAGTCTATTTGAACCTGTAACTTTAAATCTATCTTCTTTACTTAGTGTTTTATTTAGATAATTTTCAGCATTTACATCATCAACTCCATAAATTGGATCTCCTAAAATTGTATGACCTATTGAGTGAAGATGAACTCTTATTTGGTGTTGTCTTCCTGTAAGTGGAATTGCTTCAACTAAAGTAAGATTTTTATTTTTGTTATAAAAAATAGGTTTTATAATAGTAATTGACTCTTTCCCTCCCTCATGTTCATTACAAACTTTCATTCTAACACCAATTAAAAGTCCTTCTCTATCAAGAGCTTTATCAATTCTTATCTCATTTTTAATTTCACCATTTACAATGGCTAAATATGATTTATGATATTTCTTATCTTGAAACATATCTTTTAGCTCTATTTCACTCTTTTTATTTTTTCCAACAATTACTAAGCCACTTGTTTCAGCATCAATTCTATGAATTAGGTTTGCATTTTCTCCAAAGTGATAACGAATTTCATCTAAAAGTGAATACTCTGTATTTTTTGAAATTGGGTGAACCATAAGATGAGTTGGCTTATCAAAAATTGCAAAATCTTGAAATTCTAATAAAGGTTTCAATCCTCTTGTTTGACCCTCAAAAAGTGCTATAAATATGTACTCTGTTGGTATTGTTTCACCTGTATTTATGCTATTCATATTTTCATCAAAAACTCTTCCTTTTGAGACAAGTCTTTGGGCTATTTTGCCCTCTAATTCGAGGTTGTGTACCAAAAAAGATTGTATTCTTTTCTCTTTTATTGCTTTATATTTCTTAAGTGTAAATGCCAAATCTTTTCCTTAGATTTTATCTTATATTTTGTTCTACTTGGGTATAGTTCAAATTCAAAATTAATACAATTTTATTATAAATTTTATAGAAATATGATTAGAAGGGTGATTTATGGTTGAAAGATATGCTAGAGAACAAATGAGTTCAAAATGGACACAAGAGGCAAGATATGCAGCTTGGCTAGAAGTAGAAAAAGCAGCTGTAAAAGCTTGGAATAAATTAGGTCTTATACCAGATAGTGACTGCGAAAAAATAGTAAAAAATGCAAAGTTTTCTGTTGAAAGAATTGAAGAGATTGAAGCAATTACTAAACATGATTTAATAGCATTTAATACAAGTGTAAGTGAGAGTTTAGGAGAAGAATCAAGATGGTTTCACTATGGAATGACATCTTCAGATGCTGTTGATACAGGTGTTGCTTTACAAATGAGAGACTCTTTAGAGATTATTATTGATGATGTAAAAATGCTTATGGAATCTATTAAAAAAAGAGCACAAGAGCACAAATATACATTAATGGTAGGAAGAAGTCACGGAATTCATGGAGAACCAATTACATTTGGATTAACTCTTGCAGTTTGGTATGATGAAGTTGCACGACATCTTAAAAATCTTGAAGATACTATGGAAGTAATCGCTGTTGGGCAAATAAGTGGAGCTATGGGTAATTTTGCTCATGCACCTTTAGAACTTGAAGAGTATGCAATGGCTGAACTTGGATTAAAACCAGAACCTTGTTCTAATCAAGTTATTCATAGAGACAGATATGCAAGACTTGCTACTACTTTAGCACTTTTAGCATCAAGTGTAGAAAAATTTGCTGTTCAAGTAAGACATCTTCAAAGAACAGAAGTTTATGAAGCAGAAGAGTATTTTGCAACTGGACAAAAAGGAAGTTCAGCAATGCCACATAAAAGAAATCCAATATTAACAGAAAATATAACTGGACTTGCAAGAATGATAAGAGCTTATTGTATTCCAGCACTGGAAAATGTTGCACTATGGCATGAAAGAGATATTTCTCACTCTTCAACAGAGAGATTCTGGTTACCAGATGCATTTATAACAACAGATTTTATGCTTCATAGAATGAATAGCGTTATTGCAAATCTTACAGTAATGCCTGAAAATATGATGAAAAATCTAAATCTTACAGGTGGATTAGTGTTTTCACAAAGAGTTTTACTTGAACTTCCAAAAGCTGGAGTTAGTAGAGAAGATGCTTATAAAATAGTTCAAAGAAATGCTATGAAAGTTTGGGAAGGTATTCAAAAAGGAAAAGCAACAACAGATGAAAATGGAGATTCACTATATTTACAATATTTATTGGCTGATGAAGATTTAAGAAATAGTCTAAGTGAAGAAAAAATTAGAGAGTGCTTTAATTTTGACTATTACACAAAAAATGTTGATGCAATTTATAACAGAGTATTCAAATAAATTAGGGGATTACTTATGGCAATTATGATTTTAAAAAGAAATGGTAGAAAAGAGATATTAGATATTACTAAAATACAAAAAATGACTATTGAAGCTACAAAAGATTTAGATGGAGTTTCTCAAAGTGAATTAGAACTTGATTCTCAAATCAAATTCATTGATGGTATGAAAAGTAGTGATATTCAAGATGCTTTAATTAAAACTGCTGTTGAAAAGATAGATATTGATGTTCCAAATTGGACTTTTGTGGCAGCAAGACTATTTTTATATGATTTATATCATAGAGTTGGAATAGCAACTCATGGAATAAAAGGGGAAGCTTATAGAGAGTTATCTGATTATATAGATTATGGGATAAAAGCTGGAAGAATAGTTCCATCTTTATCAAATGGATATGATGTAGATGATTTAAATAAGTATATAAAACCAGAAAGAGATTATCTTTTTAACTATTTAGGGATTAAAACTCTATATGATAGATATTTACTTAAAAATTCAAAAGGTGAACCAATAGAGTTACCACAACAGATGTTTATGGCAATAGCTATGTTTTTAGCACAAGATGAAAAAGATAAACAAAATAAAGCAAAAGAGTTTTATGATGTAATCTCTAAGTTTGAAGTAATGCTTGCAACTCCAACACTTTCAAATGCTAGAACAAATAGACACCAACTATCTTCTTGTTATATTGGTTCAAGTCCTGATAATATTGAAGGTATTTTTGATGGATATAAAGAGATGTCACTTTTATCTAAATATGGTGGTGGGATTGGATGGGATTGGAACCAAATAAGATCTTTAGGTGGTTCTATTGATGGTCACAAAAGTGCAGCTGGTGGTACTGTTCCATTTCTAAAAATTACAAATGATATTGCAATTGCTGTTGATCAATTAGGAACAAGAAAAGGAGCAATTGCAGTATATCTTGAGCCTTGGCATATGGATATAACAGACTTCATTGATTTAAAGAAAAATAGTGGTGAAGAAAGAAGAAGAGCACATGATCTATTCCCAGCACTTTGGATAAGTGATTTATTTATGCAAAGAGTTTTAGATGATTCTTATTGGACTCTGTTTGATCCAGCTGAAGTAAAAGATTTAAGTGAATGTTTTGGAAAAGAGTTTGAAGATAAATATATTGCTTATGAAAATGATGATTCTATTACAAAAAACAGAATAAAAGCAAAAGATTTATGGAAAAAGATTTTAACATCTTATTTTGAAAGCGGAAGTCCATTCTTATGTTTTAAAGATACAGCAAATAGAGCTAATCCAAATCCACATACAGGGCATATTAGAAGTTCAAATCTTTGTACAGAAATATTCCAAAATACAAACCCAAATCATTATAAAATTAGATTAGAGTTCGAAGATGGAACAATAAAAACTTTTGAAGAAGAAGATTTAATTATTGTAGATGGTGGAATCACTAAAAAAGCAAACAAAGTAACAGCTTTAGATAGTATAAATGGTAAAAAGATTTTTATAGTTGAAAAAGAGAAAATAGATGGAGATACAGCAGTTTGTAATCTTGCTTCTATAAATCTTTCAAGAATTAATACATTTGAAGATATAAAAAGAGTAACACCAATTGCTATAAATATGCTTGATAATGTTATTGATTTAAACTTCTATCCACTTAGAAAAGTAAAAGCTACAAACTTAAAAACAAGAAGTATTGGACTTGGAGTTATGGGTGAAGCTGAGATGCTTGCAAACTATAAGATATCTTGGGGAAGTAGTGAACACTTTAAGAAAATAGATGAAGTTATGGAAGCAATATCATATAATGCTATTCTTTCAAGTTCAAATTTAGCACAAGAAAAAGGTTCTTACCCTACTTTTGAAGGTTCAAATTGGTCTAAAGGTATAATGCCACACGACAATACTCCACAAGCTGTAAATGCTCTTGTAGCAAAAGATCTTTTTGATAGTTCTTGCGATTGGGATTATTTAAGAGAAAAAGTTAAAAAAGATGGAATGAGAAATGGTTACCTTATGGCTATTGCTCCAACATCATCAATATCTATTTTAGTTGGAACAACACAGGCAATAGAACCTGTTTATAAAAGAAAATGGTTTGAAGAAAATTTAAGTGGATTAATACCTGTTGTTGTACCAAAATTAAGTCCAGAAACTTGGGAATACTATACACCAGCATTTGAAATTGATCAGTTACAATTAATTAAAGCTGCATCAATAAGGCAAAAATGGATAGATCAAGGACAAAGTACAAATATCTTCATGAGTTTAGATAAAGCAAGTGGAAGATATCTTCACGAAATCTATACTTTAGCTTGGAAACTTGGTCTTAAATCAACATATTATTTAAGAAGTCAAAGTCCAGAAGCTAAAAATGATATAGAAGATAGAAGCATGGAGTGTGCTGGTTGTCAATAATAACAAAGTAAATATTTTAGGAGAGAAAATTGCAAAGAAAAACTATATATAACCCAGAATCAAAAGAGAGTTTAAATGAAAGAAGAGTTTTTGGTGGAAACTCTGATGGAATGATAAACTTTACAAAATTAAAATATCAATGGGCATTAAATCTTTGGGATATGATGGAAGCAAATACTTGGTTCCCAAGAGAAGTTCAAATGACACAAGATGCAAAAGATTATATGTATCTAACTGAAGCTGAAAAAAGAATGTATGATTTAGTTTTAAGTCAGCTTATTTTTATGGATTCTTTACAAACGAACAATCTTATGGATAATATAAATCCTTATATCACTGCTCCTGAAATAAATGCTTGTCTTTCAAGACAATCGTATGAAGAAGCAAACCATAGTAAATCATATGCTGTTATGGTTGAATCAATCTCTGATAATACAGATTTAATCTACGATATGTGGAAAAAAGATGCAAAATTAAAAGAGAAAAACACTTATATTGCGGGTGTTTATGAAGATTTAGCAAATGGTGAATTAACTGATGAAAAACTTCTTTTAGCTATGTTTGCTAATCAAATTTTAGAAGGTTTATATTTCTATGCTGGATTTGCTGCAATTTATGCTCTTGGTAAATCAGGAAAAATG is a genomic window containing:
- a CDS encoding RluA family pseudouridine synthase, whose amino-acid sequence is MAFTLKKYKAIKEKRIQSFLVHNLELEGKIAQRLVSKGRVFDENMNSINTGETIPTEYIFIALFEGQTRGLKPLLEFQDFAIFDKPTHLMVHPISKNTEYSLLDEIRYHFGENANLIHRIDAETSGLVIVGKNKKSEIELKDMFQDKKYHKSYLAIVNGEIKNEIRIDKALDREGLLIGVRMKVCNEHEGGKESITIIKPIFYNKNKNLTLVEAIPLTGRQHQIRVHLHSIGHTILGDPIYGVDDVNAENYLNKTLSKEDRFKVTGSNRLWLHANHLEFPYKGITYKLYSKNQDILNQIK
- a CDS encoding YbfB/YjiJ family MFS transporter, with product MLKIFDRNNNIAILIAGIFSIIIGLGVARFAFTGLIPAMLEDYLSIKFVGILASLNFAGYLAGSIFSMFVKDINVKVYLYRLGVFLAISSTFVLAFSDNNTFWMIARVLGGFAGAMCLIVGTAIVMQKLTIKSKTKAMGIHFSGIGFSILTTDLIARFFLSLDYTWRDSWTILAIFALVLSFYSVYILSFDKEVKQNSVKVKFDFSLFTPFVIVLIMAYFAEGIGFVVQATFLPDIINNLPGLEGYGSITWTLVGLAGIPSCIIWMLLAHRFGSSNIIIIALLLQAVGILIPVFSANIYLNFLSGILYGGTFIGLVALFMNLGGQLSKGNPVVLMGAMTSSYGIGQVVAPLYSIYFIEKYGNYDYALILTAIIVIGGAFILLLAKKFEPSDIS
- a CDS encoding ribonucleoside-diphosphate reductase subunit alpha, giving the protein MAIMILKRNGRKEILDITKIQKMTIEATKDLDGVSQSELELDSQIKFIDGMKSSDIQDALIKTAVEKIDIDVPNWTFVAARLFLYDLYHRVGIATHGIKGEAYRELSDYIDYGIKAGRIVPSLSNGYDVDDLNKYIKPERDYLFNYLGIKTLYDRYLLKNSKGEPIELPQQMFMAIAMFLAQDEKDKQNKAKEFYDVISKFEVMLATPTLSNARTNRHQLSSCYIGSSPDNIEGIFDGYKEMSLLSKYGGGIGWDWNQIRSLGGSIDGHKSAAGGTVPFLKITNDIAIAVDQLGTRKGAIAVYLEPWHMDITDFIDLKKNSGEERRRAHDLFPALWISDLFMQRVLDDSYWTLFDPAEVKDLSECFGKEFEDKYIAYENDDSITKNRIKAKDLWKKILTSYFESGSPFLCFKDTANRANPNPHTGHIRSSNLCTEIFQNTNPNHYKIRLEFEDGTIKTFEEEDLIIVDGGITKKANKVTALDSINGKKIFIVEKEKIDGDTAVCNLASINLSRINTFEDIKRVTPIAINMLDNVIDLNFYPLRKVKATNLKTRSIGLGVMGEAEMLANYKISWGSSEHFKKIDEVMEAISYNAILSSSNLAQEKGSYPTFEGSNWSKGIMPHDNTPQAVNALVAKDLFDSSCDWDYLREKVKKDGMRNGYLMAIAPTSSISILVGTTQAIEPVYKRKWFEENLSGLIPVVVPKLSPETWEYYTPAFEIDQLQLIKAASIRQKWIDQGQSTNIFMSLDKASGRYLHEIYTLAWKLGLKSTYYLRSQSPEAKNDIEDRSMECAGCQ
- the purB gene encoding adenylosuccinate lyase, with the translated sequence MVERYAREQMSSKWTQEARYAAWLEVEKAAVKAWNKLGLIPDSDCEKIVKNAKFSVERIEEIEAITKHDLIAFNTSVSESLGEESRWFHYGMTSSDAVDTGVALQMRDSLEIIIDDVKMLMESIKKRAQEHKYTLMVGRSHGIHGEPITFGLTLAVWYDEVARHLKNLEDTMEVIAVGQISGAMGNFAHAPLELEEYAMAELGLKPEPCSNQVIHRDRYARLATTLALLASSVEKFAVQVRHLQRTEVYEAEEYFATGQKGSSAMPHKRNPILTENITGLARMIRAYCIPALENVALWHERDISHSSTERFWLPDAFITTDFMLHRMNSVIANLTVMPENMMKNLNLTGGLVFSQRVLLELPKAGVSREDAYKIVQRNAMKVWEGIQKGKATTDENGDSLYLQYLLADEDLRNSLSEEKIRECFNFDYYTKNVDAIYNRVFK
- a CDS encoding ribonucleotide-diphosphate reductase subunit beta; this translates as MQRKTIYNPESKESLNERRVFGGNSDGMINFTKLKYQWALNLWDMMEANTWFPREVQMTQDAKDYMYLTEAEKRMYDLVLSQLIFMDSLQTNNLMDNINPYITAPEINACLSRQSYEEANHSKSYAVMVESISDNTDLIYDMWKKDAKLKEKNTYIAGVYEDLANGELTDEKLLLAMFANQILEGLYFYAGFAAIYALGKSGKMLGSSQMIRFIQRDEVTHLLLFQNMINSVRKERPELFTNELEDKVRKMFRKAVDLESSWGAYITQGQILGFTDGIIRQYIEYLADRRLEAVGYKAEYGSKHPIPWVDGYASFNDQRTNFFEGNVVNYSKGSIDFDDF